The window TCATTGTCCATTTTATTGATCCCTTATAGTTGTTTAGTGTCTGTCTGAATGAGAGGGCCACAGATCAAAGTGAGGATATAAAGGTAGCTGAATAGAGTTCAATGAATTTGGTCctactaatttgaaattttctgtGGTTTGGATTAAATATACATTGTTagcataaaatgaaaataaagcatAATAGCAATAAGTCATTATTGCGCATGCCAAGAGTGGTTAAATTAagacttgagaaaattcaaagggactttctttggggagggggagcgTTGGAGAAGAGGCCCCATCTTGTTAAGTGGGCTGTTGTCTGTACTCACAAAAAGATGGGTGGATTGGGGATTAGAAATCTCTCCATTCTTAATAGAGCCCTcttgtgcaaatggagttggcgttATGCGGTTGAAAGAGACTCATATTGGAAGCTTATTATTAGTACGAAGTATGGGGTTgaaagaggagggtggagcACTTGCGGGGCTAGGGAGGGCCATGGGTTTGGGCTTTGGAAGGATATCAGCAAGGAAGGTTTGCTACTGCTCAATAATGTATCTTTTTTGGTGGGGGATGGTaaaagggtgaggttttggaaagacattTGGTGCGGGAACACCCCCCTTTGTGAGGCTTTTCCCTCCTTGTTTGATTTAGCGGGTTCTAAAGATGCGTGGGTTGCGGACTATTGGGACCCAATGGGGGAAGTGGGAGGGTGGACTCCACTTTTCCTTAGACCTTTCaacgattgggaggtggaggaggtggagagacTCCTATCGTCCATTCAAGGGAAGAGGTTGGATGTTGATGGGGAGGATAGGATGCTGTGGAGAGGGacgaaaaatgagattttcacTGTAAAATCTCTCTACAAGTCTCTTGATCATAGCTGTGCAGTCTCGTTTCCGGGTAATATTATTTGGAGTCCGTATGTTCCTTcaaaggtgagtttttttgcttgggaagcttcttgggagAAGGTCCTTACTCAAGATCAGCTTAAGAGGAGGGGCTGGATTCTAGCCAATAGATGTTGCTTGTGTTGCGTTGAAAAGGAAACGATAAATCATATCCTTGTTCATTGTTCTAAGACGAAGATTTTGTGGGATcttatgttttctctttttggggTCAATTGGGTGTTGCCGTTTTCGGTGAGAGACACTCTATTAAGTTGGTATGTCTCTTTTAAGGACAAGAATCATAGAAAGGTTTGGCGGGCAGCTCCTCTctgtttattttggacaatttggaaggaattAAATAGGATAGTCTTCGATAATGAGGCTTTGTCgactcaaagattgaaaaattcatttGTTTGTAATCTCTTATCTTGTGCTAATTCTTCTATAGTTGTAGGCCCTTTATCTTTGTTTaactttgtggattggttgggttcttgttgagggccgGTGAGTGCTTGtgtttttgttgcttgttttaggtgtctcttgtatactccctgtatgctctgGGTTGCCTTTCAAGCTCCCTTTctctaatatatctttgtgcttttgcctatcaaaaaaaaataattgagcaaccCAGCATAATAGAGTTCCTACTTATTCTGGAAGATTGGGACTTCTACTAGTCTGATTCTATTTGCTGCATGCATCTTTCCGACCATTAGGATTCCCATCATAAATTCAAGGATTGCCTAAAAGTTTGTGATATTGATCTAACATTAAAACAAGTGctgattttatttctttggaATTAGTGAATGAGCATTATCTTTCTCGCCACACTAGTTTCAAAACATTGTTTTGGGAAAATTTTAGggaaaaagaattttcaaacCAAGATCGGTTAAACCATAAAGTATTGTTAATCTATGATCACATTTTCCTTGGGGTGAGTTGCTTTTATGATGTTGTGGTAGGAGCCCTTATGAGTATCTTAATTTTAGTTTGCTATTACTACCAAAATATTCATctcattttgttcttttttcttctcattataTTACTCATTCTTTCCAGCAGTGACGATCCTTAAGTGGCCCAAAAGATATCGTGAAGTTTTGTGACAACACCTCCTATCAGATAAAGCCTTTTCTTTATTGGTGCAAATGATTGTTGTCcatattagattttttaaacTCATAGTTATTCAGGTTCATGCATTTTGTCATTAAGTATCAGAAACTATGTTAGACAGAAGCTATGCTGATATTTTGCATTGGTCTAATGCATCTTAAAATGTCTTGCTTGAGGGATATTGACCTCTTTATTGTTGCAGACTGATTGGGAAGGGGGCTACTTCCCACTTACTTTGCACTTCAGTGAGGACTACCCTAGCAAACCCCCTAAGTGCAAGTTCCCTCAAGGTTTCTTCCACCCTAATGTCTACCCATCTGGAACTGTATGTCTCTCGATCCTCAATGAAGACAGTGTAAGTACTAACCACTGCTCTCACATGTCTTAATGAGACCGGCTGCTTGGCTATACAGCTCATTCAGCCAAACTTATACACTCAAACACGTTTGGCACTTTGTTTAGGGTTGGAGACCTGCCATTACAGTGAAACAAATTCTAGTGGGCATTCAAGACTTGCTGGACCAGCCCAATCCTGCAGATCCAGCACAAACTGATGGGTATCAGCTCTTCATCCAGGTATCTTGCAACCCTCagtattgcatttttttttttttctgtcagCTTTGTGGCGTTGCTGTGATAGCAATGCTTCTGTTCTAAGGtatgtgattatgaaatttgcAGGAACCCGCGGAGTATAAAAGAAGGGTGCGGCAACAGGCCAAGCAATATCCACCTCTTGTCTAACTGATGCTCGCCCTTGCTAAATACAATTAGCTCATTAGTCAGCAGTCCCCTGTATTTATATGTAATACTTCTGTTGAGATTGCGTGCAACTTCTATTTGCAATGGTCCTAGTGGACACTCAGAAATGACAAAAGCTTTCTGGGTGCCTTTTTAAGTGGTGGATATCTATAATTACACTTGTTTTGTGTGACTAATATGGCTGATGTGGTTACTTCAGGATTTCTGAGTTTCACTAGAAGTCTAAGACAAGCACGTATAAGATGATAGACATTATCTATTTTGCACAGGTCAACTTTGGTGGTTCTGACTGGATGGCTGACAGGGGATACAGGTATGGGCAATTAGTGAACCGAGTTTGGAGTGGCTCTTTTTCCTTGGCCTCCTCTTTTGTGTTTAGTTTTTAAGCTTTCATTTCACTGGATTTCGCTTATCGCATAGAAGAATTGAATTCGTTTTAGTGTGTTACACATCGCGCTGGGTAGATTGATGAGATACATCATCTCTTAAGCTTAAACGGTTGCATCAAGAGGGCTCTGAGGCTTTAACaactttggaaaattttaattaggtgAAAAGCTTTCAATTTCACGAAAGAACAAATGTGGGAAACATGATTTTGGTTTGGGAGGCTTGACCCAGTTTGCAAACtgttcttgaaaaataattttttaactcaaaaaacACGTTTAACAAAGTTTTAATACAAAGTTGTTTTTGgagaatttgatttaaatatagGGTTTTGAGAAGAAATTTGAGGTGTTATTAATTGTTATTTGTAAAGTATTTTCAGCGATAATTGAAAGTATGGAAAATGCTTTAAACTACttttcattatatataaatattcagtattttcataaataaagagaaaattatttttgtatttgagtcttcaattataatattattcttaaaaacaattgaaaagcgatcttaaaaattattttttgaaaatgttgatcGGATGTAAATTTTTGACAataggttttttgttttcaaaaattacgAACTGTTTTTATAACGCTATACCGGCTTTTCCTGCGCCTGCCTTGTTCACTCCGTATGAAGATACAAGGGCATTGTTCACTGTGTTCAGCAGGATGATGTGAAAAAGTGTGGGCAGTAAACCCAAGCATGCATGATGACATAAATGAACATGAGTTTTTTAAAGATGGATCTTATTTTGAGTAGTTGCAAACaaagagtaatttttttaatcattctagcTTTCAAAGTGTTTATAATTTTCAGAGTACTAATAGTATAATTCTGCCTTCCTTGCTTATCACCTGCCATTCTTGCGATTAGTGTTACCTGCTGGATTCAGTTCTACTATGTGTCATCTTATCCTCGGAGAAATTGTTGACATAACCACTGATATCAgatttattataatatgtaGGACATGGTCAACGTAATTGCTGTGTTTTTAACAACCCTTGTAAACTCACGACGTGATATAATTGAAAGTGATGGGAAATTATTGATAATCATACGAGAAAGTTGTCCAGGGCTCAAGGCCCTTGTTTTGTGAGCATGGGGGAAGAGAAATTCTTAAGTTTTAGGCTCTTTGCTTTATGTTTGATAGAAGCAGATTGAAGATTGAAGAAACAATTCAAAAGGCTCTACGGTCActcaaatgttttaaaattagacCAAGATTATTAACTAGAACAAAATGTGGGTAGCTtgaaaagaggaaaaggaaaaaagaatagcTATTCCAAGGTCCTAAAATTTTGAGCCATTGGACTCTGACTATGCAATGTAGTTCTGTTACAAGTTTCTGCACAAGGGTGCTGTCTGAACGATCTAATCTCCTTTATAAGAGCCTTCAACTGGTTGTAGGACGACCCTCCCTTTTCAATAGCCTTCTTTGCCAGCTCACCAAGTAGACTAGCTTTCCTCCTCATCTCGTCTGCTGCAATGCCTTGGTCCATCACCATGGTCACTGCTCGCCTGATCTTTTCTCTGCTCATTAATGGCATCTCCTCTGTTGCCCACACCTTCCAGACCTCGTTACCGACCCCAACTCCTAATTTCAGCACTTGCGTCACCAGTTTCTCGTTGTAAAATTGCTCGGCAAAGATTGGCCACGTGATCATTGGTAGGCCTGAGCTCACACCTTCAAGGATGGAGTTCCAGCCACAGTGAGTCAAGAACCCTCCAATGGCTGGATGCTCAAGAATCAACACCTGTGGAGCCCATCCTCTTATTATATGTCCTATGCCACTTTGGTAGGCTCTCTCTTGGAACCCTTCGGGTAGCCACCATTCATGGCTCCCATCCTCCTCGCCCGATGAATTGAGGACTTTCCCGACCACCCAGATGAATGCGTGACCTGAATCTTCAAGTGCACTGGCAATCTCTGTCAGCTGAGTCTTGCTTAATCGGGTTAGGCTTCCCAAGCAGACGTAGAGAACCGAGTTGGGTTTCTTAGAATCAAGCCAACTCAACCAGCTATCTTCATCAAGAGAAGCTTTGTTTCCTCGTTCAGCCTTATCACATGCGTCTTTGTTGAACAGTGAGACTGGCCCTATGTGCCACGCCTTGATTCCAATGTTGTTTCTGTAGTAGTCAGCATAAGCTGGCTCCAACTCGTAGAAGCTGTTCATCAATGTCCCAAAGCTCTTCCTCTCAGCCTCTTTGAGTCTATCGAACAACTCAGAAAACTCGTTTCTACCTTTGACAAGGTCCGGTAACTGTGACCTCGTGAGCTTGATTTCATCTGGCAGCCCTGGGACAAGGAAAATTTCAGTCTCCGATGATACATCGTTGTGAGGTTGGTGTCGTTCAACGCAGTGGGAGACGCAGAGGTTGAAGTATCCGCTGCCGCTAAACGAGAGGCGGGGAATCCCGAGCTCAGCGGCCACATCCACGGTCCAGTGGAACAGAACGTCGGAAGCAATGCAATCGGGACGGTGGTTGCGTAAGAGTGTTTCCATCCGTGGTTTCATCATTCGGATGGCTTGGAAGAGTTTCATGGACATTTCTGGGGTAGGGGTTGAGATTAAATTCTCGCAGCCCTCAGGAAGCCCAGCTTCTACGGAAGGGAATTGGAGAATCTCTAACCCAATTTGGCGACCGGCTTCAATATCTCTATGAATGGCGTTCTGAAAGCGAAGAGCATTCATGGTAGTGGTGATTATAGTAATCCTAACACCATGAGCCGCAAATAGCCTAGCCATGTCTACCAGTGGCATCATGTGGCCTGGTGCCATGTAGGGAAGGAACATTACATGAAGCTCGTCGTCCTTTGAACCCATGGTGGCTTCAGAAGCTGAGAGGGAAGAAGGTGTAGATTGATATAACCATATGCGAAATAGAAGACCAAATTCGAGGAATGAAGTACCGCATTTCTCTAATCAAGAGAGTTTTTCGGTGTTTTGatggtgattttaaaaaatgttttttaatatttttaatattttaaatgataaaattttttaaatattaaaaatattttttaaaatcacttttccttctaaatttattttcttgtctcACTAACCATATGAATGTGCTTATAaagtctaaattaaaatttcattatcatGAGTATCATTATTTaccaaatatttattaattgataaaattttcctttaattaaataacctcatggttatatgaatttttgttgattgatatatttaatttaatatgacAAGATGGGCAACTAATCTCATAATTAAGACAATTTAATGTTagattttagaataatttaatcaaaatattttcaatttaatttcaaagaattaaatgatatataattGATTGCATCGGAATAATGTGTGGACGGCGGGACGCATAAAAAAAGTAACGGGGTACATGCGTTGGATTTGGGTGAAATTTCGCAGATTCTAGAAAGAGGTTATGTCTGAGTTTTGGAACTTAAGTGAGGGTATTCTTGTCATTTTACTATTACCATTTATCCAAACCTTCGCAAAAGAAAGTCAAAAGTACTAATCTGGTTTGAgtttacaatattttattttccttactaAGACGCGCAATCCATCTgcttatatataatttcttggaatttttttattaaaataatattatttaaaaaatatatatttttataaatagtttataaaaatacaacatatttaaaaaacaattttatatataaaagttattttctcaaaatagaattttaacccataaaattatatttttaaaataccattttagcattcataatttccaaattttttattttattttaaaaaaattaaagtttgacTAAATTTTTACCTAGTTGCTTCCATATCCTTTTATGTCGCTCCAATCATGATCATAGATAACATGCTAGAGTAACACACACCAAATCTATGCCTCATGACATAGCAAAGGGTAACatatgacataaaaaaaatgatcataaaCTTCTATAGGAActcatttgatgaaaaaatagaGATGTATGCACTATCTTTATCTGCTACTAAGCACATGTAGTGTGAAATACATATAATGATAAGGCTCTCTAACATGAGTGTATGTCGTATTCCCATTATCATATAAATCTTAGCCCAATCACATTAAGTGGTTAAATCAAATCCTTTATATGCTCGTTGATTCACATGCTGTATAGAGATCTTATTTTTGGCTTATACATATTCACACTCAATCTTCACCATAATAATGAAGGGAGTGTTAGATTTGAAAAAATCATagacaaaggaagaaaaagaaaagtttaagATTTCTTATTATGATCGCTTGAAAATTTTGTACAAAACAAATAGAGTTTAAATCGGTTtacaatcaaaataaataaataataataataataaccaattTACCTGTACTCCTAAAAAGAAGAgtataattataagaaataaataactttaatatggaCTTCATCTTGGACCTATCTAAGGTGACACATAAAGTATAATTACCCAAATAGGCTATCTAAACATATTGGATTCAATGATTCATTGGGTTTTGTCTTTATTTGTTATACATAATGCGAAAGGAGGTCACACACTTAAATGTATTGATCTCTGCCTATTAGCATACCTAATTGTGATACAAACCATATGGTAAGGTTATGTGTatgtcaataaaataaataatcatgtCTCAATCGTGTAAAGAtcgaacaaaaaacaaacataatattcCACTAATAAATGAATGTTCAAGTACCTTTGTCACTAATAAATGAATGTTCAACTACCATTGTCAACTTgacaatataatataaaatcataatctATGCGGCCTTATACTCTAACATGAGCTTGATAAACATCTTTAGGCATTAGCCTAGTCAAGGGATTCACAACCATACAAATTGTAGATATGTGCTTCAAGATCACTTCCTCTTGCACAACCATGtcttgtataaaataataattaatatcaatGTGTTTAGTTTGACGATGATACTTGGGGTCTTATGCATTGGCTAGATTTTTTATGTTATCACAACATATAATAATTGGTTTAAAAGCATATGCAACAATACCAAACTTATGAAAGAGCCTTTTCAGTCAAACACGCTTATGAATAATGACTAAATAAACAATATACTCAACTTCATGATAGACAATGCTACAcaagattgcttttgattattcGAAGATATGGCAACATCATCAAGTAGAAAAACATAGTTAGATTTTGATTTGTACTCATTTAACTTGTTGGCTCA is drawn from Vitis riparia cultivar Riparia Gloire de Montpellier isolate 1030 chromosome 18, EGFV_Vit.rip_1.0, whole genome shotgun sequence and contains these coding sequences:
- the LOC117906883 gene encoding SUMO-conjugating enzyme SCE1; amino-acid sequence: MSGGIARGRLAEERKAWRKNHPHGFVAKPETGPDGSVNLMVWHCTIPGKAGTDWEGGYFPLTLHFSEDYPSKPPKCKFPQGFFHPNVYPSGTVCLSILNEDSGWRPAITVKQILVGIQDLLDQPNPADPAQTDGYQLFIQEPAEYKRRVRQQAKQYPPLV
- the LOC117906882 gene encoding scopoletin glucosyltransferase-like, with the translated sequence MGSKDDELHVMFLPYMAPGHMMPLVDMARLFAAHGVRITIITTTMNALRFQNAIHRDIEAGRQIGLEILQFPSVEAGLPEGCENLISTPTPEMSMKLFQAIRMMKPRMETLLRNHRPDCIASDVLFHWTVDVAAELGIPRLSFSGSGYFNLCVSHCVERHQPHNDVSSETEIFLVPGLPDEIKLTRSQLPDLVKGRNEFSELFDRLKEAERKSFGTLMNSFYELEPAYADYYRNNIGIKAWHIGPVSLFNKDACDKAERGNKASLDEDSWLSWLDSKKPNSVLYVCLGSLTRLSKTQLTEIASALEDSGHAFIWVVGKVLNSSGEEDGSHEWWLPEGFQERAYQSGIGHIIRGWAPQVLILEHPAIGGFLTHCGWNSILEGVSSGLPMITWPIFAEQFYNEKLVTQVLKLGVGVGNEVWKVWATEEMPLMSREKIRRAVTMVMDQGIAADEMRRKASLLGELAKKAIEKGGSSYNQLKALIKEIRSFRQHPCAETCNRTTLHSQSPMAQNFRTLE